In Triticum aestivum cultivar Chinese Spring chromosome 5B, IWGSC CS RefSeq v2.1, whole genome shotgun sequence, the following proteins share a genomic window:
- the LOC123110144 gene encoding nucleolar complex protein 2 homolog, whose translation MAKKLGKKARKFAHKHLQGGAKRSRKLRSQFNRRTRKDGKGREDDNRLDGDGDGGGEETRRNDAIMNMNDDVATLANCLEFPEDENELDGDLSDSDGYLSEDPECMYYSDSDDDNVLKECIVQDDLGEQNNEMRLAVKKQKKKLKKLLDKDPKFANFLEKWQLELVNYESKEDSDEEDEMDSVENGVDSGDKDPPSDKILTSKTISEWCQLVLDEPKAPALRNLLNAFRDACQFGLKSNSLSMQRLQSTEVFYQIISFVLSKADNIFRALLEISDDDKGKLMNQRNGKKWQDIELLIKSYLWNSLDLISQLTDNQILTYVLTQLRTSAVYFSAYPSTSRRLLKILVRLWASGDQNLSLSSFLMIREVASLLPDCLDFCLTKTYNAYLSSSKIVDNRNIENIDFILNCLVELYSLDIQKAGERAVISVGQLSAILRQASKTKGKEDLLKIDNWQFINCINLWVRFICVNYKDCHNLHLLFSSVVQIIRGVAHLLPGMRYLPLRLKLAQMLNELSNCSQMFFPVPSLIFGSLEFRETPQKEQTEKGKTHFSSLLKVPRNMLKSRDFQEQCVLSAIEVLSAHFFQWSYHVSFPEVATIPLILLKRLQEQTTIESLRRPLKRMIDQVSENRDFVQRKREVVSFSPNDVSSVESFLQEEEMNGNASFTQFYASVAKSRQSRGRKLV comes from the exons atggccaAGAAGCTCGGGAAGAAGGCCCGCAAGTTCGCGCACAAGCACCTCCAGGGCGGCGCCAAGCGCAGCCGCAAGCTCCGCTCCCAGTTCAACCGCCGCACCCGCAAAG ATGGGAAGGGCCGCGAGGACGACAACCggctggacggcgacggcgacggcggcggcgaggagacccGCCGGAACGACGCCATCAT GAACATGAACGATGATGTGGCTACTTTGGCCAACTGCTTAGAGTTCCCAGAAGATGAGAATGAATTAGATGGGGATCTATCCGACAGCGATGGCTATCTTTCAGAG GATCCTGAGTGTATGTACTACTCTGACAGTGATGATGATAATGTTCTGAAAG AGTGTATTGTACAAGATGATCTTGGCGAACAGAACAATGAGATGCGTTTGGCTgtgaaaaagcaaaagaaaaagttgAAGAAGTTGCTGGATAAG GACCCTAAGTTCGCAAACTTCCTTGAGAAATGGCAATTGGAATTGGTGAACTATGAAAGTAAAGAA GATTCAGATGAAGAAGATGAGATGGATTCTGTGGAAAACGGGGTCGATTCTGGTGATAAAGATCCTCCTAGTGATAAGATCCTTACAAGCAAGACAATAAGTGAATGGTGTCAACTAGTCTTAGATGAACCTAAAGCACCTGCTCTGCGTAACCTACTAAATGCTTTCCGGGATGCATGTCAATTTGGTCTTAAATCAAATAGCCTTTCCATGCAGAGACTTCAAAGTACTGAAGTATTTTATCAGATAATATCATTTGTTCTTTCGAAGGCAGACAACATTTTCCGTGCTCTCTTAGAAATTTCTGATGATGACAAGGGGAAACTTATGAATCAGAGAAATGGAAAGAAATGGCAAGATATTGAGCTGCTCATAAAGTCTTACTTGTGGAATTCTCTTGATCTGATTAGTCAACTTACTGATAACCAAATACTTACATATGTCTTGACTCAGCTTAGAACATCTGCGGTATATTTTTCTGCGTATCCCTCAACATCAAGGAGGCTTCTCAAG ATCTTAGTTCGCTTGTGGGCAAGTGGTGATCAGAACTTGTCCCTGTCTTCGTTTCTTATGATTCGAGAAGTGGCTTCACTCTTACCTGACTGTCTGGATTTCTGCTTAACTAAAACATATAATGCATACCTTTCCAGTTCCAAGATTGTGGACAACAGAAATATAGAAAATATCGATTTTATTCTGAACTGTCTGGTGGAACTTTATTCTCTGGATATTCAGAAAGCAGGTGAAAGGGCAGTAATTTCTGTGGGACAGTTGAGTGCTATTCTTAGACAGGCGTCTAAAACAAAGGGAAAG GAAGATCTTTTGAAGATAGATAACTGGCAGTTTATTAACTGCATAAACCTATGGGTTAGGTTTATTTGTGTTAATTACAAGGATTGCCACAACCTCCATCTATTATTTTCTTCAGTTGTTCAGATAATAAGGGGAGTGGCTCATTTATTGCCAGGCATGCGATACTTGCCACTGAGACTGAAGCTTGCGCAGATGCTAAATGAGCTTTCGAATTGCAGTCAGATGTTCTTTCCAGTTCCATCGTTGATATTTGGGTCCCTAGAATTTAGGGAGACACCTCAGAAAGAACAAACAGAAAAAGGAAAGACCCACTTTTCATCACTACTGAAG GTGCCAAGGAACATGCTGAAATCAAGAGATTTCCAAGAGCAGTGCGTTCTTTCAGCAATTGAGGTTCTATCGGCACATTTTTTCCAGTGGAGCTATCATGTTTCTTTTCCAGAAGTAGCCACCATTCCGCTCATCCTCTTGAAAAGATTGCAAGAGCAGACAACGATTGAGTCCCTCCGCCGTCCTCTTAAACGAATGATAGACCAG GTGAGCGAGAACAGGGATTTCGTGCAAAGGAAGAGGGAGGTGGTCTCTTTCTCACCAAACGACGTGTCGTCAGTCGAGAGCTTCCTCCAG GAGGAGGAGATGAATGGGAACGCTTCCTTCACGCAGTTCTACGCATCAGTGGCAAAGAGTCGTCAATCGAGAG GGAGAAAATTGGTGTAG
- the LOC123110145 gene encoding PI-PLC X domain-containing protein At5g67130, with product MGGTFTAAAAAAAALVLVMAGFLGAANANVGDKCSTSADCGAGQWCFDCEPELAGSHCVRSAATNPFQLVNNSLPFNKYAYLTTHNSFAIVGEPSHTGIPRITFDNQEDTVTDQLNNGVRALMLDTYDFKGDVWLCHSSGGKCNDFTAFEPALDTFKEIEAFLSANPSEIVTLILEDYVNAPNGLTNVFNASGLQKYWFPVSKMPQNGQDWPLVSDMVTSNERLLVFTSARSKQVTEGIAYQWNFMVENNYGDDGMDAGECSNRAESAPLNDKTKSLVLMNYFPSVPVKLTACLQHNKGLTDMASTCYSAAGNRWANFIAVDYYKRSEGGGAFQATDLLNGMLLCGCQDVKACQRGSSVVCSA from the exons ATGGGGGGCACCTTTACagcagccgcggcggcggcggcggcactggtTCTAGTCATGGCTGGCTTCTTGGGAGCTGCAAATGCCAAT GTGGGCGACAAGTGCTCGACGAGTGCGGACTGCGGGGCGGGGCAGTGGTGCTTCGACTGCGAGCCGGAGCTCGCCGGCTCCCACTGCGTCCGCTCCGCCGCCACCAACCCCTTCCAACTTGTT AATAACTCGTTGCCATTCAACAAGTATGCCTATCTCACGACGCACAATTCATTCGCGATTGTTGGGGAACCGTCGCACACCGGAATTCCGCGCATCACCTTCGACAACCAGGAGGATACAGTCACTGATCAGTTGAAT AATGGTGTCCGCGCGCTAATGCTCGACACATATGACTTCAAAGGAGATGTATGGTTGTGCCATTCCAGTGGAGGCAAATGCAACGATTTTACTGCATTT GAACCAGCACTGGACACATTCAAGGAAATTGAGGCATTTCTTTCTGCCAACCCATCTGAAATCGTTACGTTGATCCTGGAAGACTATGTTAACGCGCCAAATGGCCTGACGAACGTGTTCAATGCCTCTGGCCTGCAAAAGTACTGGTTTCCGGTTTCGAAAATGCCGCAGAATGGTCAGGACTGGCCTCTTGTTAGCGATATGGTCACAAGCAACGAACGTCTCCTTGTGTTCACCTCTGCCAGATCGAAGCAAGTCACAGAAGGAATCGCATACCAGTGGAATTTCATGGTTGAGAACAATT ATGGCGACGACGGAATGGATGCTGGCGAATGCTCGAACCGTGCAGAGTCCGCGCCGCTCAACGACAAGACCAAGTCACTGGTCCTCATGAACTACTTCCCATCTGTCCCTGTGAAGCTGACTGCATGTTTGCAGCACAACAAGGGCCTCACTGACATGGCTAGTACATGCTACAGCGCAGCCGGAAATCGATGGGCTAATTTCATCGCAGTCGACTACTACAAG AGAAGCGAGGGAGGGGGCGCGTTCCAAGCCACCGATCTGCTCAACGGCATGCTCCTGTGTGGATGCCAGGACGTCAAGGCTTGCCAG CGAGGATCTAGTGTAGTATGCTCCGCCTGA